A segment of the Lycium ferocissimum isolate CSIRO_LF1 chromosome 5, AGI_CSIRO_Lferr_CH_V1, whole genome shotgun sequence genome:
TTTGAGGCTTTTCCGTATAATATATATGGTATTCACTTTCAAAGGCATAGGACCTTCTAACTTTCGAGAAGTACTTTCAAAAATTTACATTATTAGAAATTTCGACCGACAAATAAGTTTCGCAATTAACATTTGCGGGCAAAGAAACTATATAAGTTGATATTCACTTGTCACGGTATGTTACAACatagtctaaaaaaaaaatattttattaaaattatatatgcAACCAATAATTTTCGTTTTAAATAATAAAGTCATCTAAGTAGGCTATGTATGTTCGTATTCCACGAAATTCACATTACTCTCTTCTTCACTATTTAAAAACTGTGTATCTTGAGAATCCCATAAAATGACTTACAACTTACGAGTTTAGCTATAATTGAGATTTAGAACGTGAAATCTAAACGCACAATAAAGTTAATAGGAAATATATAATTTGTTTATTCTAAAGACTAGGCAATAGCTGTTTAGTAGCCATTCTAATAGGCAAAaagattttcatttattttttaaaaatataaaaattggtCCTCATTGTGATGAGTAGTAAGAAGACCTAAAACACGTAAATCTATTCAAAATCTAAAGTTTAACATTACTCAAAGATAATCATATGATCAAAAGATCATAATTTAGGGCTTTAATATCACGAGTTCGAATATTTAAATAAGCCTTTTTTACACTAAAACAATATTGAAAGGGTACAACTTTAAAACATACATAATATCATGAGTTTGAATTTTTAAGTAAAAATTTCTTACATAGTGAccatcttttctctttttacttcgaaaaaaaatggaagttcAAGATAACATGTAACGAATTTTCAATTGACCTTTCTAACGCTGGAGAAAAGACGGCAAAGGGCCAAATATTCTCCTGTACtattgaaaaagggccaaatatatccctcgttatactttggttcaaatatacccatgCCGTTATACACTACAACAAATATGATATTTAGCTACGAAAATGCTAGCTACGGCATAAAATTCGTCACTAATTATTCACTTTTCGTGACAAAAGTTACATTTCGTCCTTAAATACATGAGGCACATATTTTTAGTGACGAAACACAAAATTTCGTAGCAAAGTTTTGTCCCCTAAAGTTTCCCTCCAATAAATGAGTTGGCGCCATTTATTGAGTTCTATTAGCCACGAATTTATAGTTATTAGTGACAcattattttgtcattaatgatgTACCGAATTtatgacaaacttattttcgtcctaaaattagttaaattttGGAGACGAAAAACTTTTGTCGCAAAAACTATGTTGATACATTAGCGACAAATTAGAATTTGTAGTTAATCATTGTAAGttttagctacaaaattttatgtttaattGTGACCTTAGTTTTTGTCACTAATAACATAAACAATTAGTGACAGACAATTTATTGTCCCTAATCAACATGCGACTTAGTGACAACAAATTTTTGTCAGAAAATATGTAATGTTTTAAATAGCGACGATTTAAAAGTTGTAGTTGAATGATTTAACTATTGGCGACGAAAAAAATTTGTAGCTAAAATCAATGATCTTTGTTTCCGATTGTTTATGGTGACAAGTTATCAATGTTCGAGTGTTTCCTGAtagcgaaattttaagaaaatttaggATATTTATGAAAAAAGCAAAGCGGTGTGAAGAAAGGAGGGATGAGATGATTTAATGATCaccttaatttttatatttaatgatCACCTTAATTTTTGTCACTAATACTATAAGCAATTAGTGACGAGCAATTTATTGTCTCTAATCAACATGTGACTTAGTGACAAAAAACAATTTGTCACAAAATATGTCATGTTTTAAATAGCGACGATTTAAAATTTGTAGTTGAATAAATCAACTAGTTGTGATGAAAAATATTCATAGCTAAATATAAAGGATCTTTGTCTACGATAATTTATGATGACAAGTGACAACTAACTAATATTTTTTCATGTGCTCTTAATAGgaataaaaaaatactaaatcatAGAATAATGTGGTAGCGCCCAACTACATCTTATGAGAATTAAAGGCAAGTATCAAAGCAAACATAAAACGTAATGTGAGTTGGGGTCGTGATTCCACATAGACCAATTAtacgaagaaaataaaagaaataaagtaagggaacaagaaaagaaataaagtgaTGTTAGATCATGATTTTAGAAGAAGCAATTCAGTCAACGGCCAGCAAGTAACTAAGcaaaattcaaagaaagaaaaaaaattagattttgtTTTATCTTGGGATTCGTTAAATGGTATCACTTTTTAATATATTTGCATGATTTAATAAGTGTGTGTGGGGGACTAAATAATTGTAGTGCTTATGATATCATTTTGCTGGCTACTATTATGGCAATGCACGACACTGCATTTGTAGTTGAATAAATCAACTAGTTGTGATGAAAAATATTCATAGCTAAATATAAAGGATCTTTGTCTACGATAATTTATGATAACAAGTGACAACTAactaatattttcatgttttgttacgttattttcatattgtatattattaaagaataaaaaaaaaaggtgtgcTTAATTTCTAAAATGGATTCGGGCCTATTTTTTTGTGGTCGACAAGCTTTATAAAAAGCAGCCGTCCAATTAATGACGAAGGTTGAAGACAACTAAAAGAAATTAGTGGAGATGAAGTGTTAGATATCTTAGATTAACTTTGAATTATATTATTAAACTGGCAggtaataaatttttattattcttgTAAATTAGTTTTAGGAAGAGTTATGGAATGATACATAAAAGACatgtttgtccttcaaatgttCATTAGGCCTACGGCATAAAGAGGTCCCTTGCATTATAGAACGCGTTGCGTTATGTGCAATAATGTGTTTTATGTGCAATAACATATCCTTACCGTATACCGactcattttctcttttcttttcttgttttatcttttttttcttttaaatttattttcaaaatgaaCATTGACTGGTGCTAAAGGGGAACTGGCGGAGCATCCATATTTCACACGGTCTAAAGTTAAGAAAATAAACTTACTTTTTATAGAAATGAGGAAAATTTTACCAAAGACGAGATAATTTTACCATTGTCCCAACTACTTTCTTCGAGTAGCTGGgacataaaagaagaaaaaaaaaaaaaaaaattaaaaacaaaacaaaaaaaagttcagTCATGCAAGGTTGGTCTACTGGAAGTGAAACAGTCAGCAAGAAGAGACTTAATgacttcatcatcatcatcttcctctCTATGGCCATAACCAATAGCCGCATTATTGTCTGCAACTGGACTACCATTGCAGTAAGTACCAAAAGAAGCCTGCAATTCTGCCATACCCATAAGCCTTCTCCTCTTGTAGTTAGCCTTGAAACAGGATTGCCTTaatctctttgttttctcctgAAGTTCCATATCTGGAAATTcttccatcttcttcttctcttcctctAATAAATTTATCACATCCTTTTGCTCCATACCATTCCCTCCCCCCCTCTCCAATTCCTGCAAATTTTGCATCGTCATATATAAACGAGTTTTTAACAttgcaaaattaaaatttaacacCATCACCATAATATTATATGCAATTGAAACAAGAGTGTATAGAAGATGTGTATATAGAGAGAGTGAACCTTAACATTCTTGATTAGTGTTTGAAGACTCATCAACTTCCTATGTGGCCACCTTTGAATTCCCAAATCCCTACATCTTTTCTTTAAAAGTGTCAACCCAATATTAAGTTCCTTGGTTGCTTGAGTCATTGGCATGTAAAAGTACTTTGAAATTGTATCTCGAGACAACATTCTtgaactattttttttagtcattatcttttcttgatttttgtcaCATAACAACAATTCCCGGTTCTCGTTCTCCCGAATAATTGGGCACTTAATCCAAATTCACCGCTCATTTCACCGCACATTCCAAATCCTTTTCCAATCTCGCCATAGCATAACTCTCCGCACCCATAGCATTATAACACATCGTTAATTTATTAAGAACAAATACTACTAGTGTATATAAATAGTTATTCAAAATATGACCATCACCTGCGATAAggttataaaaagatgaattaAATGGATCGTCAAGAGTACATTCCATCATCAAAGGATTATTAGCAGCATCTTGAATGGAGAAATCATACTGATAATCGATAGCGTAATGTCCTGAATATTCACTGTTTTTAAAACGTAACATATTATGATTCACCACACaggataaaggaaagaaaaaaaagaagaagaagaaaacgaaAGAAAAGATACCTAAACTGATTCATCTTGAGagttttaaattgaaaaaaaaaaaaaaaagtttacaagtgGACGGCTGATATTGAAGATGCCGTCTGCTTTTGCTTTTGTAAAAGCGGACGGCTTCCTTTTATAAAGTTGTCGGCCACAAAAGTTTTGGTCTTCCCTATGGCCATTCCACAACTTGCAAAGGTTTACAAGGGATGTTATGACGTAAATATTTATAAACGGGCACTCAAGTAATATTACAAGTAGCCAACACACAAGTAATATTACACAGTCACAGTAGCATTTCTTTTAGATTGTCACGTGTAAGTCCACCATGGTGAATCATCATCTTAATTCTATTCCTATCTCAAGGTATCTTAGATTAACTTTGAATTGTATTATTAAACTGGCAGGTATTAACTTTCAAATGttcgttaggcctacctctAGCATAAAGAGGTCCCTTGCATTATAGAACGCGTTGCGTTATGTGCAATAATGTGTTTTATGTGCAATAACATGTCCTTACCGTATATactcattttctcttttcttttcttgttttatctttttttcttttaaatttattttcaaaatgaaCATTGGTTGGTGCTAAAGGGGGCTGGCGGAGCATCCATATTTCACACGGTCTAAAGTTAAGAAAATAAACTTACTTTTTATAGAAATGAGGAAAATTTTACCAAGACGAGATAATTTTACCATTGTCCCAACTACTTTCTTCGAGTAGCTGGgacataaaagaagaaaaaaaaaattaaaaaaaaaataaattaaaaacaaaacaaaaaattattagCCAACACACAAGTAATATTACAAGTATCCAACACACAAGTAATATTACACAGTCACAGTAGCATTTCTTTTAGATTGTCACGTGTAAGTCCACCATGGTGAATCATCATCTTAATTCTATTCCTATCTCAAGGTACAATTATTAGACTATTAAAAAAACATCAAGTGCTCTTAATAGgaataaaaaatactaaatcatAGAATAATGTGGTAGCGCCCAACTACATCTTATGAGAATTAAAGACAAGTATCAAAGCAAACATAAAACGTAATGTGAGTTGGGGTCGTGATTCCACATAGACCAATTATacgaagaaaagaaaagaaataaagtaagggaacaagaaaataaataaagtgatgTTAGATCATGATTTTACAAGAAGCAATTCACCAACGTCCGACAAGTAACTAAGcaaaattcaaagaaagaaaaagaattagatTTTGTTTTATCTTGGGATTCGTTAAATGGTATCACTTTTTAATATATTTGCATGATTTAATAAGTGTGTGTGGGGGA
Coding sequences within it:
- the LOC132057650 gene encoding protein RKD2-like, with protein sequence MTMQNLQELERGGGNGMEQKDVINLLEEEKKKMEEFPDMELQEKTKRLRQSCFKANYKRRRLMGMAELQASFGTYCNGSPVADNNAAIGYGHREEDDDDEVIKSLLADCFTSSRPTLHD